GATCAACAGGTATTTGGCATCGAACCGGATGGTTGAGTGAATGGGGTCGATGGCCCAGGTTGCTTGTTTTACGCTTGTACTCATAATTTCAAATGTCAAAATAACGGAATATTAGCCCCTAAAGCAATTGATGATCGCAGGATAATGTTGTATAATTCATGGCTGCAGGCTCCGAGCTGCAAGCTGCAAGCCGTAAGCTGTAAGCCGCAAGCTGCAAGCAATACACTTCTGCGCGGTAACCCCAAACCCTGAACTGAGAACTCTGAACTCGGAACTCTGAACTGGGAATTGAAAACTAAGAACTTTGATTTCTAGCTCTAAAATCGGAAAAGGATTCGCCGGAGGCATTCTTAAAGAACTTACTAAAATGAGCTGTGTCATCAAATCCCAATTCGTAGGCAATCTCCTTCATGGTAACCCTTGAATACACGGCCTGCCGTTTGGCTTCCAGGATAATGCGTTGTTGAATATGATGGCTGGCGGGGGAACCGGTTATTTTCTTTACTACTTCATTCAGGTGGTTGGGGGTAACGGCCAGTTCTTCTGCATAATCGGTCACCATTTTTTTGGTAGTGTACTGCTTTTCAACCAGTGCAAAGAATTGTTTTACCAGGTCGATGCTTTTTGAATGGGCTTCATTTTCTTTTGGCCGTTCGTATTGCCGGGTAAGGTAGATCAGGAATATTTTTAGAAAACCTCGCAGGATCTCGGCCCGCAAAATGAAGAAGTTATTGAACTCTTTCAGCATTCTGTTCACGGCGTCCTGCATTTCTTCACCCATATCCCAGCTTACTTTTATCACGGGCGAATTGGAAAAGGTATAGAATAAACCGGTATTGAACAGGAGATCATAATTTTCTTCGGCCCCGCCCAGGAACTCTGCCATAAAGGAGATTACATAGCCGTCTATAGGACCGGTTGGTCTCAGGTCATGAACCTGGCCGGGCGTAATACAGTAAACGGTATTGTCTTCCAGCTCATATTTCTCCAGGTCTATCAAATGGGTGCCACTTCCTTTTTTTACCCAGATGATCGCAAAATAACTGTGCCGGTGAGGACCTTCATTTTGCTGGAAACGGTTTTGCGCTATCCATTCCATGGTGTGTATCTCAAAGGGTACATTCACCACCGATTTGTTGAGGTCCAGTATAGGATTGCTTAAGGACATGGTATAACTTAAAGAATATCAATAATAAATCATTTTTGTGGTATTATCTTATTCGCTGATCAATAAACTGTTGGCTACCTTAAAACTTACCACCACCGATTTTTTCCCTTTCAGCAACAACGTGTAATTCTTGTCAAATTCTTCCACCTCTTTCACTTTAATGGTATCGCCCAGGGAAAGCCCGATCTTATCGAGGTAATTTAAAAAAGCGCTGGAGTGATCGGTAACACCGGTGAACTTGCCCTGGCTGCCGGGCGACAAAGCCGCCAGTAATACCGATTTGCTGATGGCGAATACGCCTTTGGCATCGGGAATGGGATCGCCATGCGGATCGGTTTTGGGGAAGTCGAGATAGGCGTCCAGTTTGTCTATCAGGTCCTGGCTGTGGATATGCTCCAGTTGTTCGGCAATGTCATGCACTTCGTCCCAGCGAAACCCCAGTTTATCAACCAGGAACACTTCCCACAACCGGTGCTTGCGGATAATGCCAATGGCCGCCTGTTTTCCTTTTTCCGTGAGTTTAAATCCTTTTGATTTTTGATAAGCCACCAGTTTTTTGGTGCTCATCTTTTTAAGCATATCGGTAACGGAAGCCATGTGAATGCCCAGCAACTGCGCCAGGGCCGATGTGGCCACCATTTCCCCGTTAGCTTCCTGTAATTTATAGATGGCTTTCAGATAATTTTCTTCAGCAGATGAATGCACGTGCGCTCTATTTTGCGGCAAATTAGGGAAAGATGTACAAAAGCAGTAATATTAGGCTAACCTAATTATTATTGTTTTGTTGAACTAATTATTTATTTTTGGTCAACTTTAAACGCTGTTTATGAAAAAGCAATGGCTGGTGATGGGCTCGCTGGTTACTATTATAGTGGCGGCCCTGGCTTGTGACAAGATCCTGCCGGGGAAGCCGGCCGATGATTCCATTTTGGATGGACCCGTAGACGGATTGACCGGCGAACAGCATCAAATGTTCCTGCGGGGCGATGTGGCGTTTAACGATGATGTTTTTACTGTGGCAACGGGGTTGGGACCGCTGTTTGTTTCCACCAGCTGTGGCAGCTGTCATGCCGGCGATGGCAAGGGACATCCCTTTACCACTTTAACACGGTTTGGGCAAACCGATAGTACCGGTAACAAATTCATGCAGTTTGGCGGACCGCAACTGCAAAACCGCGCCATTCCTTCATTTATGCCGGAACAGATCCCGGTGGGCGCTACTTTTTCAAAATTCACGCCGCCTGCGAATACGGGGCTGGGTTTCCTCGATGCGGTGCCTGATAAAACGATCCTTTCTTTAGCAGATGAACACGATGCCGACGGCGATGGAATATCGGGGCGGGTAAATTGGATAACGCTGCCTCCCTATATAACCTATCGCCCCGGCACCGTGGAGCATAACAATAAATATATAGGCCGTTTTGGCAAGAAGGCGGCGGTATACGACCTGATGCAGCAAACCGCCAATGCCTACAACCAGGATATGGGGATTGTATCTACCTATGAACCGTACGATTCGTATACCCACGCCGAGATCGATCCTGAGGTGACGAACCAGAAAGTGCTGGACCTGGTATTTTATTTACGAACGCTGAAAGCGCCCATTCCCCGAAATCAAAACAACCCCGATGTGATCAATGGGAAACAATTGTTCCTGAACACCGGCTGTGCCAAATGTCATGTACCCGAATTAAAAACCGGAGACTACGCAATTGCAGCGCTGGCCAATAAAACCTTTCAACCTTATACCGATCTGTTGTTGCACGATATGGGCCCCGGTTTAAATGATGGCTATACCGAAGGCTCGGCCCTGACCGCCGAATGGCGCACGCCGCCATTATGGGGACTGGGGCTTTCTAAAAATTCGCAGGGCGGACAATACTTCTTACTGCACGACGGGCGCGCCACTACCATTTCAGCAGCTATTAAAGCGCATGGCGGCGAAGGACAGTCCAGTAATGCCAGCTTTCAAAAATTATCAGCCACCGATCAGGCCCTGCTGATAAAATTTCTTGAATCACTGTAACCAACCATAAAATGAACCGCAGAGATTTTATTGCAAATACTTGCGCTGCCTGTTTGGGCGCTACGGCCGTATCGACGTTATTGTCGTCCTGTTCGGGTACCCGCTATGCCAGCGGTACTATGGGCAAAGATGGCATTACCCTAAGCGCCGATGAATTTAAATTGAATAAAAAGGGCAGGGGCGGTCACCGGCCGTTTATTATTGTACGTAACGAAAGCCTGAAATATCCCATTTATGTATATCGCTTTGGCGAAACCGAATACAGCGCCGTTTGGATGCAATGCACCCACCAGGGCGCTGAGTTACAGGCATCCGGCGATCAGCTGCAATGCACGGCCCATGGGAGCGAGTTCAGCAATAAGGGAAAAGTGACCAATGGCCCGGCCGATAAAGACCTGCGCAGCTTTCCCGTTACGGTAAACAACAATGAATTATTTATCGATCTCAGAAAAGTATGAAACAATATTACCTGCTTATAGTATTGCTATGTTCATCTTCAGCTTTATTGGCCCAGATAGACCCTGTGCTATTGCGGAACCCGGCCAATGATTCCGGCGCCCTGAAGATGAATATGGATGCCATTTATAACCGTCCGTTTTTACAATTGGGTAAACTGCCGGTTGCCCTCGGCGGTTATGTAGAAGCCAATTATCAATACCTGAAACAAAATGGCATCAGCGAAGGACACCAGTTCCAGATGCGGCGGTTAACGCTGTTTGTTTCCTCTTCTATTTACAAACGCATAAAATTCCTGAGTGAAATTGAATTTGAAGATGGTACGAAGGAGATCAATATAGAATTTGCTTCTGTTGATTTTGAGCTGTCGCCACTGCTGAACTTTCGCGGTGGGGTAGTGATGAACCCGATTGGCGCATTCAACCAAAATCACGATGGGCCTAAATGGGAGTTTATCGACCGGCCCATTTCTGCCACGCAAATGTTGCCTGCTACCTGGAGCAATGTGGGGTTTGGCATATTCGGGAAGAAGTATGTGAAGGACTGGGTATATGCCTATGAAGCTTATTTTACCAATGGGTTCGACGATCAGATCATCAACAATACCGAAGGCAAAACCTTCCTGCCGGCTTCCAAAACCAATGCCGAACGTTTTGAGGAAAGTTTTAATGGCAGTCCGCTGTTCACGGGAAAGGTAGCGGTAAAGAATCGGAAAGTAGGAGAGTTGGGGTTGTCGTATATGGGCGGCATTTATAACAAGTACCAGGATGATGGCCTGGTGCTGGACAAAAAGCGCCCTGTAAATGTGTTTGCCATTGACTTTAATACCACGCTTCCCTATTCAAAAACTTACATTAATGGCGAGTGGGCCTGGGTGCGGGTGGATGTACCGGAAACGTATACCGAACAGTATGGCCGCAAACAGCAGGGCGGTTTTGTTGACCTGGTGCAGCCCGTTCTCAAAAAGCCCATGATGGGTTTTGAAAAGGCCGTGTTGAACGTGGCGCTGCGCCTGGAGTATGTTGACTGGAACAAGGGTTCCTTTAAATCGACCGGTGGCAAAATCGCAGACGATGTATTTGCCTTTGTGCCGGCCATCAGCTGGCGGCCAACGGCTCAAACGGTAATCAGGTTAAACTATCGCCATAACACGCAGCATGACATCCTGGGTAATCCACCCTCCAGGATGGCGGGTTTCCAGTTTGGGTTCTCCACTTATTTTTAATTGACGGAGCCGCCCCTTCAGATTGTCGCAAAACACCCCCGGTAAAACGGGTTTTCGGGTGTAGGTTTGTTGCTGTCAAATAAAAACACTTTTAATATGCGACGTCTGGTTTTATTTATGCACGTAAGCCTTGATGGTTTTGTTACCGATCCCAACGGCGGTATGGGTTTTATAAAAGTAAATGAAGAGATCTTTGATTATGTAGGCGACCGCACCAATCGTTCTGACATGGCTATGTATGGCCGGATTACTTATGAAATGATGGATGCTTACTGGCCAACAGCGGGCGATGAACCCGATGCTTCCAAGCACGACAAAGAACACAGCGCCTGGTACAACAAGGTAGATAAAGTGGTGTTGTCAAAAAGCATGAAAGGACAGCAGAAACCCAATACCATTATCATTAGTGAGGATGTGGAGCACAGGATAAAAGCATTGAAGCAACAGGCGGGTTCAGAGATCCTGATCTTCGGCAGCCCTGGCGCCGCTCATTCGCTGATGCAATATGGATTGATCGATGAGTTCTGGCTTTTTGTAAATCCCGTGTTGGTAGGCGGTGGAATTCCGCTGTTTAACAATACCCAACTGCCTGCGGAGTTGAAACTGGCGAATAGTAAATCGTTTTCCAATGGGGTGGTTTGTTTGGGATACGAGAAAGCCTAAAGGTAAAAGCCCATAGCCATGTATTGCTTTCGGCTTTTAGCTTTCCGCTTTCAGCTTATTCTTAGATGTACTTAGCCAACTTCCGAAGACTTTGCAGGTTATATACAGGAGCAAACACATCAATATACGGCATTGCCGCCTTCATTCCGGCTACTTCCGGTTTGTAGGCTGCATAGCCGGCCAGCGGGTTTAACCAGATCACCTTTTTTGCTTTGGTGTGTACCCGGTGCATGCTTTCTTTCAGCAACTCAATATTGCCGGTATCCCAGCCATCGCTTAAGATAATGACAATGGTTTTGGAGTCTATCAGTTTGTTGCCATAGCTGGTAATAAAAGAGTGCAACGATTCTCCAATGCGGGTGCCGCTGTTCCAGCCTTCGTTTTCCGCGCTTAATAATTCCAGCGCTTCCAGAAAATATTTTTGCTTCAGCATAGGCGTTATCCGTTGTAACGACGTGCTGAAGATAAACGTTTCCATCCGCGCGTATACCTGCTGAAAGGCGTACAGGAACTGTAACAGGAAGCTGGAATACAATTCCATTGATTTACTTACATCGCACAGCATTAACAGTTTTACACGGTTGCGTTTGGGGCGGCGGTGCATAATGTCAATCAGTTCGCCGCCACGGCGCAGGTTCTTTCGCAGGGTCTGTCGCAGATCGGGCAGGTCTACCTTGTTCGACAATTCATACCGGCGGTTGGCTTTGGCGGCCAGCCGGCGCGCTAAACTCCGGATGGCTTTCATCAGCTCGGCCACCTCATTGTCGGGAATGGCGGAAAAGTCTTTTTGCGAAAGCGATTCTTTTAGGCTGTAGCTGGCAGTTTCTTCCGTTTCTTTTTTGGGATTGCCTTTTAACCAGGCATTGAGCGACGCAAATTGCGCTTCCGGGGTAGGTGGCTTTTTCTTTTTCGATCCTTCTTTATGTTTGGTATCAACTAATTTGTCGAGTTGTTTCCAGTACTGGCGAAACAGGTTGTCAAAATCATCGAGGTTGGCCTTACTACGGCAGATAATCATTTTTAACAACAGGAAGAACGATTCGTGACTGGTATAATCAAACTGCTGCAGCGATTGCAGTATCAGGGTTTCTTCTTCTATACCCACGGTGAACCCATGCTGCCGCAGGTAATGACAGAATTGAATGATGTTTTGTGATAAAGAAGTTAATCGGGTAATCATAAAGCTGTTACAGGTTTCAGGTTGCAGGTATTGAGTTCAGAGTTCCGGGTTCAGAGTTCTCTGAAACCTGTGACTTGGAACCTGGAACTAAATTTTCGTATGCACCCCCGTTTTCTCCATCAACTCATCTAACGACACCTGCACGTGTCTAGTATCCTGCCACTCTTTCAACACCACACCCAGCGTTTGTTCAATGATGGATTTATCGAGGTGGTCGATGTGCAGGGCCGATAAAGCCATGGCCCAGTCGAGCGTTTCAGCCAGGCCGGGCGTTTTCTCCAGCTTCATTTTCCGCAATTCCTGCATGAAACGCGTAATCTGTTCGCCTAGCCGGGCATCGATGCCGGGCACTTTATTTTTTACGATCAGCCATTCTTTTTCAAAATCAGGATAATCGATATACAAATACAAACACCGGCGACGCAGGGCCTCGCTCAATTCGCGGGTTCGATTACCGGTCAGGATCACCTGTGGAATATAGGTGGCTTTAATGGTGCCAATTTCCGGGATGGTGATCTGCCAGTCGCTCAGCACTTCCAGCAAAAAGCTTTCAAACTCTTCATCGCTGCGGTCAACCTCATCTATTAACAAAACAGGTTTTTGTGTATGGGTGATGGCCTGTAACAAGGGGCGTTTCATCAGGAACTGTTCACTGAAGATGGTCCTTTCTTTTTCATCTATGGAGTGGGTGTCGTGTTCGGTCATTTTCAGGTGCAGCAGTTGCCGCTGGTAATTCCATTCATACAGGGCGTGCGTAGCATCGAGCCCTTCGTAACATTGCAGCCTTATCAGATCGGTTTGCAGGGCATTGGCCATTACTTTGGCGATCTCTGTTTTGCCCACGCCGGCCGGGCCTTCAATCAACAAGGGCTTGTTCAATTGCAACGACAGGAACACCGACATGGCAACGGATCTGTCGGTGATATACCCTTGTTGAAGGAGCATCTGTTGTATATCGGGTAGCTGAAGATTGTTTGACATACAAATTACAGGTTTCAGGTTCCAGGTTCCAGGGGTTCGATTCCATGTAACCTGAAACCTGGAACCTGTATTATCCTTTCACGGCCAGTAATGCCTTTCTTAAATAAACTTTCGCAAGGTGTTTACGGTATGCTTCCGATGCATAGTGGTCACTCAATACATCCACCATCTGCAAAGCTGCCTGCATGGCTTTTTCAATGGAGTCGTCATCGATGGGCTTGCCACTGATGACGTGTTCGGCGCCCGTATCACGAAATGCATGGTCAGCCACACCGGTAAATGCAATAGTAGTTCCGCCATCGGGAAAACGCATAACGGCACAGGCGGCCAGCGAAAACCGCGATGCAGGCTGTGCAAATTTCTGATAGGTGCTTTTGGTGCCATCCGGTGGCATTGCTATGCGAATGGCTGTAATAAGCTCATTAGGTTCCAGTGCGGTTGAAAACAACCCGGTGAAGAACTCAGTGGCTTTTATACTTCTGCGGCCGTTTGGGCCCTGCATTTCAATGGTGGCATCGGCTGCCAGCACCATCGCCGGCCAGTCTGCCGCCGGATCGGCATGTGCGAGGCTGCCGCCAATAGTACCATGATTACGCACCTGCATATCACCGATCATGGCAGCGCCTTCTGTAAAGAAGGGCAGGTGGGTTCTGATAAGCGGATGATACAGGATATCGGCATGCGTGGCGGCCGCGCCGATGACAATTTCGCCATCCTCTTCCTTAATATCTTTTAAGGCCGTAATGCCGCCAATATCGATCAATTTTTCCGGGCGGCTCAACCGCAGCTTCATGGCAGGAATCAGGCTATGTCCACCGGCCAGTATTTTTGTATCGTCATTCGATAAGGCCGCGATGGCCTCGTCTATAGTGTGTACTTTTTCGTAGTCAAATGCAACTGGGATCATAATGGGTGTTAATTAGACTTTGTACAAATTTGATTGTGTCGTGGATAATGTTGGAATCGGCAAACGGCAATAGTGAAACGACAAACATGAAACGTGAAAGGGCTCGCGATAATGCACCAATCCTCACTGTTTTCACTCTTCACTCATTTCATCCTTACCCCTTTATCAACCCTGTCAACTCTATCAACTTGTCAACCGTGTTAACATGTTAACTTGTCAACCCGTCAATGTGTCAACTCGTCAACTCATCCTGCAAAGCATGCCACACCCTCTCCGGTGTCAACGGCATCCGAATGTCTTTGACCTTATGCCCGCCGCTCCACAAGGCATCGATCACGGCATTTACAATGGCCGGGGCGCTGCCAATAGTGCCCGCTTCACCGGCGCCTTTTACGCCTAATGGGTTATGCGGACAGGGCGTTACCTGGCTGGCCGTTTCAAACATGGGGAAGTCATCGGCCCGCGGCATGCAATAATCCATATAGGAGCCATTGGTGAGTTGTCCGTTTTCGTCGTATTCTGCGCCTTCAAACAGGGCCTGACCAATTCCCTGCACCACACCACCATGGATCTGTCCTTCTACGATCATGGGGTTTATCACGTTGCCCACATCGTCCACGGCCACAAAACGCTTCAATGAAACCTTGCCGGTTTCCTTATCTACTTCCACTACGGCAATATGACACCCGAATGGATAGGTGAAATTGGCGGGATCATAAAAGCTGCTGAAATCAAGACCAGGTTCCAGGTCTTTAGGATACACATGCGGTACATAGGCGGTGAGTGCTACCTCGCCAAACCCGATCGATTTATCGGTGCCTTTCACGGTGAATTTGCCCGAGGCAAATTCAACATCATCGGCACTGGCTTCCAGTTTATGCGCGGCTATTTTCTTTCCCTTTTCAATGATCTTGTCAATACTTTTCATAATGGCGCTGCCACCTACGGCCAAACTGCGCGAGCCATAGGTGCCCATGCCGAAGGCAACGCTGTCGCTATCGCCATGCACCACTTCCACATCGGTGAGGTTGATGCCCAGTTTATCGGCCACTATCTGGGCAAAAGTGGTTTCGTGGCCTTGCCCGTGTGAATGGGAACCGGTATACACGCTTACTTTGCCGGTGGGTTGAACGCGCACCTGGCCTACTTCAAACAAACCGGCGCGGCAACCCAGGGCGCCCACAATGGCAGAAGGGGCGATGCCACAGGCTTCAATATACGTAGAGAAACCTATGCCCACCAGTTTGCCATTGTGAGCAGCTTCCTGTTGTACGCGGCGTACTTCAGGATAGTTAATCATTTCCAACCCTTTCTTTAAAACCCCCTCATAGTTACCGCTGTCATATTGCAGTGCTACCTGGGTTTGATAACCGGGTTGTTGTACGCCATCGAATGGTGGAATGAAATTCCTGAATCGCAGGTCGGCCGGGTCAACGTTCATCTCAAGGGCAGCCAGGTCGATCAGGCGTTCCAGTAAATAGGTAGCCTCCGGACGACCGGCGCCTCGGTAGGCGTCTACCGGGGTGGTGTTTGTGAAAACAGCAGTTACATCAACATTTATTTTAGGTGTTGTGTATAAACCTTGCAGCAGGGTGCCATGTAAATAGGTGGGCACGCAACTGCTGAATGTAGATAAGTAAGCGCCGAGGTTGGCATATGTTTTTACACGCAGCGCCACGATCTTTCCATCATTATCAAAACCCATTTCGGCTTTGGTAACATGATCGCGGCCATGCGCATCGAGTAGAAAACTTTCACTTCGTTCTGATGTCCATTTTACCGGGCGGCCAATTTGTTTGCTGCACCAGGTAAGCAGGGCTTCTTCGGTATAATGGAAGATCTTGCTGCCGAAGCCGCCACCCACATCGGGGCTCACCACCCGTACTTTATGTTCGGGAATGCCCAATACAAATGCGCACATCAGCAGCCGCACCAGGTGCGGGTTTTGCGAGCTGGTGTATAAGGTATATTTTTCGGTAACAGGATCGTAGGAGCTGTTATAACTGCGGGGCTCGATGGCATTGGGCACCAGCCGCTGGTTTACAAAATCAAGCGTGGTCACATGGGTGGCTTTGTCCATCGCTTCGTTCACTTCTCCCAGGGGATTGCCCAGTACCCAGTCGAAGCTTTTATTGTTGGGCACATCGTCGTGCACCAGGGGCGCACCGGCCTGAACGGCTTTGAAAGCATCCACTACACAAGGCAGTTCTTCCATTTCCACTTCCACGGCATCGGCTGCATCGGTTGCCTGGTCTTTTGTTTCGGCAATAACAATGGCGATGGCATCGCCCACATGCCTGGCTTTATCGGCCACCAACAGGGGATGCTTCGGTTCCTTCATGGTATCGCCGTTTTTGAAGTTCACCTGCCAGCCGCAGGGAACGCCATTTACGTCAGCCAGGTCTGCGCCGGTATAGATGGCTATCACGCCCGGCATGGCTTTGGCGGCGGTAGTATCAACGCGCACAATCTTTGCGTGTGCATACTGGCTTCGTACAAATACCGCATAGGTTTGATGGGGCAGCACAATATCATCGGTGTAGTTACCATGGCCGGTAATAAACCGTTTGTCTTCAACCCGTTTAACGGCCCTTCCAATTAATCCGTTGGTGCTCATATAATAAAGTTGATAGTGTAAATGGTGGTTGATCTGTATTTTAAAGAAGATGTTTCAGGTTGCATGTTACAGCTTGCAGGGAAAACAATGCAATCGGGCCCTGGAACCTGGGATTTGAAACCTGGAACTGTGTCAATGTACCGGCTCGCCCGTCCTCATCTTCTCTGCTGCATACTGAACCGACTTCACAATATTGTGATACCCCGTGCAACGGCAGAAGTTTCCTTCCAGCGCATGCCGGATAGATTCTTCCGAGGGTTGCGGGTTGTGTTGCAACAGATCGGCCGCCATCATGATCATGCCCGGCGTACAGAAACCGCATTGCAGCCCGTGGCATTCGTTAAAACCTTCCTGCAGCGGATGCAGTTCGCCGTTGTGCGACAGGCCTTCGATAGTGGTTATTTCACAACCATCGGCCTGAACGGCCAGCATGGTGCAGCATTTGGTCGCCTTTCCGTTTACATGTATGGTGCAGGCGCCACAACTGCTGGTATCGCAGCCTACATGGGTGCCGGTTAGCCGCAACACATCGCGGAGGTAACTAACCAGTAACAGCCGGGGTTCAACAAGATGATTGTATTGTATACCGTTAACGGTAACATGGATGCTGGTGCTCATGTAGTGTCGTTTAGTATAAGTGAACAATATTAATTGCTATGCAGGTGTGTGGTCGATCTCTTTTTCGAGGTTTGAAAAAAATTGTTTGGTGAGCGTGTTCGAAACCCCACCCATAACCCGTTGCCCCAGGGTTGCCAGCATGCCGCTTAGTTTTACATCTCCATCAAATGCGATCTCGGTATCACCTGTACCCACTGCGGCCAGGTTGATCCTGATAGCGGCATTGGCATTGCCTATTTTACTGTTTTGTTGTGCTTTAAGGGTAAATGCATTGGGTTCCTGCAAATCGTCGAGATGCAGGTTGCCAGTGAAGGAGCCGCTAACGGGCCCCAGCTTTATATCCAGAATTGATTTATAAGAATGATCGCCGGTTTGTTCAAGGCGGGAAATACCGGGCACTACCCGGGCAAGGGTATCTTTGTTCATCAGGGTCGCCCAAACAATGGGTGGCGCTGCATGCAATACATATTTCCCCGCTAATTGCATATGGCAAAGTGTTTAAGTGCGCAGGGAACGGAATAAAGAGCGTGATGGCAATCGTTACTTTTCTTCCTTTAAGTTAAGGAAAATAATGGAGGAGAGAAAAAATAAGAAGGAGGACATTTGGGGATTTCGGGATTTAGAGATTTTGAGATTTGTTGGAGCGTTAAATTCCGACAAATCTCAAAATCCCGCAATCTCAAAATCAGAAATTACTGCATATTGTTAT
The Niastella koreensis GR20-10 genome window above contains:
- a CDS encoding CoxG family protein; this translates as MQLAGKYVLHAAPPIVWATLMNKDTLARVVPGISRLEQTGDHSYKSILDIKLGPVSGSFTGNLHLDDLQEPNAFTLKAQQNSKIGNANAAIRINLAAVGTGDTEIAFDGDVKLSGMLATLGQRVMGGVSNTLTKQFFSNLEKEIDHTPA
- a CDS encoding xanthine dehydrogenase family protein molybdopterin-binding subunit, yielding MSTNGLIGRAVKRVEDKRFITGHGNYTDDIVLPHQTYAVFVRSQYAHAKIVRVDTTAAKAMPGVIAIYTGADLADVNGVPCGWQVNFKNGDTMKEPKHPLLVADKARHVGDAIAIVIAETKDQATDAADAVEVEMEELPCVVDAFKAVQAGAPLVHDDVPNNKSFDWVLGNPLGEVNEAMDKATHVTTLDFVNQRLVPNAIEPRSYNSSYDPVTEKYTLYTSSQNPHLVRLLMCAFVLGIPEHKVRVVSPDVGGGFGSKIFHYTEEALLTWCSKQIGRPVKWTSERSESFLLDAHGRDHVTKAEMGFDNDGKIVALRVKTYANLGAYLSTFSSCVPTYLHGTLLQGLYTTPKINVDVTAVFTNTTPVDAYRGAGRPEATYLLERLIDLAALEMNVDPADLRFRNFIPPFDGVQQPGYQTQVALQYDSGNYEGVLKKGLEMINYPEVRRVQQEAAHNGKLVGIGFSTYIEACGIAPSAIVGALGCRAGLFEVGQVRVQPTGKVSVYTGSHSHGQGHETTFAQIVADKLGINLTDVEVVHGDSDSVAFGMGTYGSRSLAVGGSAIMKSIDKIIEKGKKIAAHKLEASADDVEFASGKFTVKGTDKSIGFGEVALTAYVPHVYPKDLEPGLDFSSFYDPANFTYPFGCHIAVVEVDKETGKVSLKRFVAVDDVGNVINPMIVEGQIHGGVVQGIGQALFEGAEYDENGQLTNGSYMDYCMPRADDFPMFETASQVTPCPHNPLGVKGAGEAGTIGSAPAIVNAVIDALWSGGHKVKDIRMPLTPERVWHALQDELTS
- a CDS encoding (2Fe-2S)-binding protein, encoding MSTSIHVTVNGIQYNHLVEPRLLLVSYLRDVLRLTGTHVGCDTSSCGACTIHVNGKATKCCTMLAVQADGCEITTIEGLSHNGELHPLQEGFNECHGLQCGFCTPGMIMMAADLLQHNPQPSEESIRHALEGNFCRCTGYHNIVKSVQYAAEKMRTGEPVH